In the genome of Triticum urartu cultivar G1812 chromosome 5, Tu2.1, whole genome shotgun sequence, one region contains:
- the LOC125509017 gene encoding RCC1 and BTB domain-containing protein 1-like gives MDIDDVICNLRVVGVPTKSAIYTWGYNQSGQTARKGKERHLRIPKSLPPKLFTCRDGENLRWIDIACGRAHTAAVVSDGSLFTWGANDFGQLGDGTEESAKEPKKVNALATEFVKSVSCGAHCTAAIAEPRENDGTISRSRLWVWGQNQGSDYPRLYWGAFAPNTVIRQVSCGAVHVVALSDDGLLQAWGYNEYGQLGRGCTSEGLQGARVLNAYARFLDDTPELVKIVRVSCGEYHAAAISENGEVYTWGLGSLGQLGHRSLQSGDKELIPRRVVALEGIVTRDVSCGGVHSCAVTEGGALYGWGGGHVGQLGLGPQNGFFSCALNGSDMLLRNIPVLVIPSGVRLVTCGHSHTLVSMKDGRIYGWGYNSYGQAANEKSTYAWYPSPVDWCVGEVRRLAAGGGHSAVLTDASSLKELCEFKLAETVNRSNARLIEDVASRTGADALARLCEKLREHLVEHGDSELVEMHMVEEIEAKAG, from the exons ATGGATATAGATGATGTGATTTGCAACTTGCGTGTTGTTGGTGTGCCAACCAAGAGTGCTATATACACATGGGGATATAACCAGAGTGGCCAGACTGCACGCAAGGGCAAGGAGCGCCACCTGAGGATCCCCAAGAGCCTACCTCCCAAACTATTCACCTGTAGGGATGGCGAGAACCTCAGATGGATCGATATTGCATGTGGCCGTGCTCACACTGCTGCAGTCGTTTCTGACGGATCACTCTTCACCTGGG GTGCAAATGACTTTGGCCAGTTGGGAGATGGGACAGAGGAGAGTGCAAAGGAACCTAAAAAAGTCAATGCACTGGCAACTGAGTTTGTGAAATCGGTGTCCTGTGGCGCACACTGTACAGCTGCTATTGCTGAACCTCGAGAAAATGATGGCACAATATCGAGAAGCAGGTTATGGGTTTGGGGACAAAATCAG GGCTCAGATTACCCTCGCCTATACTGGGGTGCTTTTGCACCAAACACG GTAATTCGGCAGGTTTCTTGTGGAGCTGTTCATGTGGTGGCCCTATCGGATGATGGCCTGCTGCAAGCATGGG GCTACAATGAGTATGGTCAGCTTGGCAGAGGTTGTACTTCTGAAGGATTGCAGGGAGCTCGTGTATTAAATGCTTATGCAAGGTTCCTTGATGACACACCTGAGCTAGTGAAGATTGTTAGAGTATCATGTGGAGAGTACCATGCAGCAGCTATATCAGAAAACGGGGAGGT GTATACATGGGGACTTGGAAGCCTGGGGCAGCTTGGGCATCGCTCGCTTCAGTCTGGAGATAAGGAGCTAATCCCAAGGCGAGTTGTTGCCCTTGAAGGAATAGTAACTAGGGATGTGTCTTGTGGTGGGGTTCACTCTTGTGCTGTAACGGAAGGTGGAGCCCTCTACGGTTGGGGCGGAGGACATGTAGGCCAGCTGGGGCTTGGACCTCAGAACGGTTTCTTTTCCTGCGCTCTTAATGGATCCGACATGCTACTTCGTAACATTCCAGTCCTGGTCATACCGTCAGGTGTCCGGCTTGTTACTTGTGGTCACTCGCACACACTTGTATCTATGAAAGATGGCCGTATATATGGATGGGGCTATAATAGTTATGGTCAGGCAGCTAATGAGAAATCTACTTATGCTTGGTACCCTTCTCCGGTTGATTG GTGTGTTGGAGAGGTGAGAAGACTTGCTGCAGGTGGCGGGCATTCAGCTGTGTTAACTGATGCATCGTCCTTAAAAGAACTATGCGAGTTTAAGCTAGCAGAGACTGTAAATAGGTCAAACGCTCGGCTAATAGAAGATGTTGCATCACGAACCGGGGCTGATGCATTGGCACGCCTGTGTGAGAAATTAAG GGAACATTTGGTTGAGCACGGAGACTCTGAACTTGTGGAAATGCACATGGTTGAAGAGATTGAGGCCAAAGCCGGTTAG